The Silvibacterium dinghuense DNA window GGTGTGCTCCGGCCCGGCCAGCACGCGGTAGCGAGACATAAGAAACGGTGCCAACTCCCGGATCATCATCTGCCCGTAGCGGCTGCCCTCACCGCCGCCCATCTCCGGATCAGCCGTGGGACTGTACTCGGCCAGGCGGTGCTCGCCGGTATTCGCGATGCCCACAATGAGCAGTGGCTCGACCTCACCAGCCTCGATCGCTGCATCCGCCGTCTCGGCCACCTGCCAGGTCACACCCGGCGCAAACGAGGTTCGCGGGTCGAAGAGATTCTGCCCATCCTGAAGATAAAGAACGGGATAGCGACGATCCGGCTCGGCCTCATACCCTGGCGGCAGGTAGACCCACACATCCCGATCCCGGCCCAGCCATTGGCTGGGAAAGTCGCGGTGCAATCGCAGCCGGGGGTGCTCTGGCTCAGGAGTAACCGCCGGCGGAGCGCCGGGAAGTGGTGCCGGTACGGCCTGTGATGCGGTCTGAGTTCCCAACCTGCTGCGCGGTTTCCTTTGCCGAAAATCTGTGCGGGGAGGCACGCGGTCTCCACCCGGGTGGAATCGAAACACCTGCCTGTTACAGTAGCAGGAAAATCAACGCCAGATGAATCGAGGCGTAAGAGCCTGTATGCATCGCGAATATCACAAGTGGTGGTCGCCCCGGCTCGGCCGGGACATGGAACTGCTCGTCTTCGGCCACAGCGGCGTGCCCGTCATCGTCTTTCCCAGCTCACAGGGCCGCTTTTATGAGTTCGAGGATCGCGGCCTCGTCGGCGCTATCGACTACAAGATCGACCGCGGCGAGATCCAGCTTTACTGTCTCGATTCGGT harbors:
- a CDS encoding alpha/beta hydrolase is translated as MGTQTASQAVPAPLPGAPPAVTPEPEHPRLRLHRDFPSQWLGRDRDVWVYLPPGYEAEPDRRYPVLYLQDGQNLFDPRTSFAPGVTWQVAETADAAIEAGEVEPLLIVGIANTGEHRLAEYSPTADPEMGGGEGSRYGQMMIRELAPFLMSRYRVLAGPEHTGVGGSSMGGLISLYLGLKFPGFFGRLAVLSPSVWWDRKWILRCVEETGARVSPKPRIWLDAGDAEGSRTLENTRALAERLRAAGWQDDVDLDFEAVPGGRHDEASWAVRVGPMLRFLFPAG